In one Lolium rigidum isolate FL_2022 chromosome 3, APGP_CSIRO_Lrig_0.1, whole genome shotgun sequence genomic region, the following are encoded:
- the LOC124694634 gene encoding hydroquinone glucosyltransferase-like, which yields MDMFNTRGTGSERPRPHVVLLASPPAGHQIPLAELARRLVEHHGFAVTLVTFANLPLPAHVLSSCLPPATVATAMLPAVDMDDVPAHDIIQVLVQLVRRSLPNIRAFLRRISATAGPLAAFVPDIFCSEAMLVAGDVGVPGYFFLPSNLNWLALERRFVELHRGLPPGEYRDFPEDVELAEGVSLHRTELPVVFRDSNSLDFQRLLENSRRYLLADGVLVNTFDDMEPALVQAFKVAAEQGTFPPVFATGPLIRPSKQEPDVDDRHCLCIEWLDRQPIGSVVYVSFSTLGGLSLEQTTEVAAGLEGSGQRFLWVVRMPNLALPAAADGDPLALLPEGFLERTAGRGLAVTAWTPQVRVLSHPATAAFLSHCGWNSTLESVQSGVPMVTLPVGADQTMNAAILEEKLGMALRPPAREDGIVGREEIATAVKELLMEGDRGRDARRRAGEMKQAAVSAWLPEGSSCRALEEVATKWKAACDTKNGTAI from the coding sequence ATGGACATGTTCAACACCAGAGGCACGGGCTCGGAACGGCCGCGGCCGCACGTCGTACTGCTGGCCAGCCCTCCGGCAGGCCACCAGATTCCGCTGGCAGAGCTGGCGCGGCGTCTGGTCGAGCACCACGGCTTCGCCGTCACGCTCGTCACCTTCGCCAACCTCCCCCTCCCGGCGCACGTCCTCTCCAGCTGCCTCCCGCCCGCGACCGTGGCCACCGCCATGCTCCCCGCCGTGGATATGGACGACGTCCCCGCCCACGACATCATCCAGGTGCTCGTCCAGCTGGTCCGTCGCTCGCTCCCGAACATCCGGGCCTTTCTCCGCCGCATCAGCGCCACAGCCGGGCCGCTCGCGGCGTTCGTTCCAGATATCTTCTGCTCCGAGGCGATGCTCGTCGCTGGTGACGTCGGCGTTCCGGGCTACTTCTTTCTCCCCTCCAACCTCAACTGGCTTGCTCTCGAGCGACGCTTCGTGGAGCTGCACCGCGGGCTGCCTCCCGGCGAGTACCGCGATTTCCCAGAGGATGTCGAGCTTGCCGAGGGCGTGTCGTTGCACCGCACGGAGCTCCCCGTTGTATTCCGTGACTCCAACAGTCTGGATTTCCAGCGACTTCTAGAGAATTCCAGGCGATACCTCCTGGCCGACGGCGTTCTGGTCAACACCTTCGACGATATGGAACCTGCCCTCGTCCAAGCGTTCAAGGTGGCGGCGGAACAAGGCACGTTCCCGCCGGTGTTTGCCACGGGGCCGCTCATCCGCCCGTCAAAACAAGAACCCGACGTGGACGACCGGCACTGCTTATGCATAGAGTGGCTGGACCGCCAGCCGATAGGCTCGGTGGTTTATGTCTCCTTCAGCACTCTAGGAGGGCTGTCTCTGGAGCAGACCACGGAGGTTGCCGCTGGGCTTGAGGGCAGCGGCCAAAGGTTCCTCTGGGTCGTGCGGATGCCAAACCTGGCGTTACCAGCGGCAGCAGACGGCGACCCGTTGGCCTTGCTCCCCGAGGGCTTCTTGGAGAGGACGGCAGGCAGGGGCCTCGCCGTCACGGCGTGGACGCCTCAGGTGCGCGTGCTATCCCACCCAGCCACGGCGGCCTTCTTGTCGCATTGCGGGTGGAACTCAACACTGGAGAGCGTGCAGTCCGGTGTGCCGATGGTCACGCTGCCGGTGGGCGCGGACCAgacgatgaatgcagcgatcttgGAAGAGAAGCTCGGGATGGCGCTGCGGCCGCCGGCGCGAGAGGACGGCATCGTGGGGCGCGAGGAGATCGCGACCGCCGTGAAGGAGCTCCTCATGGAGGGAGACAGGGGGCGGGACGCACGGCGCCGGGCCGGAGAAATGAAACAAGCTGCGGTGAGTGCATGGTTGCCGGAAGGCTCGTCGTGCCGCGCGCTTGAGGAAGTCGCCACCAAGTGGAAGGCGGCGTGTGACACGAAAAACGGAACTGCAATCTAG